In Rhinoderma darwinii isolate aRhiDar2 chromosome 9, aRhiDar2.hap1, whole genome shotgun sequence, the following are encoded in one genomic region:
- the LOC142661239 gene encoding differentially expressed in FDCP 8 homolog, whose translation MCMMLGGRVAEQIFFGRITTGAQDDLKKVTQTAYAQIVTFGMSKKLGQVSFDLGRQGEMIADRPYSEATAELIDQEARDLIHSAYERTVELITQCREQVEKVSRCSMRYLSLMLGRPVLKLREINPLLFNYVEEPVEIRKLRQDILLMKPYFITCKEAMEARLLLQLQDRQHFVENDDMYSLQDLLDVSSGRLGASLTDIHTMFAKHIKLDCERCQAKGFVCELCKEGDILFPFDSHTSVCQDCAAVFHRDCYYDNSTSCPRCMRQNLRKQTPEPGEDRWPQ comes from the exons ATGTGCATGATGCTTGGAGGCCGTGTTGctgaacagattttttttggaCGCATTACAACCGGGGCACAGGATGACCTGAAGAAGGTCACACAGACTGCGTACGCACAG ATCGTGACATTTGGAATGAGCAAGAAGTTGGGTCAAGTGTCATTTGACCTGGGACGTCAGGGGGAAATGATTGCGGATAGACCCTATAGTGAAGCGACTGCAGAGCTTATTGACCAGGAGGCCAGAGACCTCATCCATTCTGCATACGAGAGAACCGTGGAGCTTatcactcagtgcagggagcaggTGGAAAAG GTGTCTCGGTGTAGTATGCGGTATCTTTCCCTGATGCTGGGCCGTCCAGTGCTCAAGCTGCGGGAAATTAACCCTTTGCTGTTTAACTATGTGGAAGAGCCGGTAGAGATTCGG AAGTTACGTCAGGATATCCTCCTCATGAAGCCGTACTTCATCACTTGCAAAGAAGCTATGGAGGCCCGATTGCTGCTGCAG CTACAGGATCGCCAGCATTTTGTGGAGAACGATGACATGTATTCCCTGCAGGATCTTCTGGATGTTAGCAGCGGACGGCTGGGTGCCTCCCTCACAGACATACACACCATGTTTGCCAAGCACATTAAGCTGGACTGTGAG CGCTGCCAGGCTAAGGGCTTTGTGTGTGAACTGTGCAAGGAAGGAGACATTTTGTTCCCATTTGATAGTCACACATCTGTGTGCCAGGATTGTGCTGCCGTGTTCCACAG ggactgctattatgacaactCTACAAGCTGCCCCCGCTGTATGAGGCAAAATCTGCGGAAACAGACACCGGAGCCTGGAGAGGACAGGTGGCCGCAGTGA